TCCTGTTCAATTTTTTTGGGAACTGACGAAGGGTTTCTCCATGTGCCCTGAAGCCGGTCCGACCCTGGCGGGCGCATTGCACGTTGGGCCGGCCAGCAGTTCTTGGCGAAGCGGAGCGGCCGCGGCCGAATTACTTCGGCCGCAGCGAAGCAAGCCTTAGAACTGCCCGGCCCGAGTGCGCGAACGCCAGGGTCGGACCGGCTTCAGGGCACATGCGACGGGGCTGCAGTGACAATCAGGCCTGTGCCGGTTTTGAGGTTGTTTAAAAGCCGGTTCTGTCAGCCTGGACAGCACTTGTAATAACGCTTGACAATTTTTGGAAAAAAAGAAAAAATTATAGGTTATGTTTTTTTAAAAGCGTTGATGGGCGGCCGTTTTCGGCTGCGGGCGAAGTGAACATGGCAGTAAAGGGCAGATACAATGAATCCAATTGCAGCACAGTTAAATGAAATAATTGAGCAGGGCAACGCCCATTTGATGGAAATGCTTTCCAGCGTGGGCAGGGAGCTGTTTTTTCCAAAAGGGATCCTTTCCCAGAGTGCAGAGGCCAAACAGAAGGCCACGCGTTTGAATGCCACCATCGGTATTGCCAGACAAGGCGACAGCGCCATGGTGCTGCCTTCGGTGATGCGCTCGGTTGCCGGCCTGGCACCTGAGCAGTCCGTGACCTACGCCCCCTCCTTTGGCATACCGCAGCTGCGAAGCACCTGGCAGAAGGAAATATATGAGAAAAATCCGTCGCTTGCCGGCAAAACCGTGAGCCTGCCCGTGGTGACAAACGGGATTACCCATGCCATCAGCATTTTTGCCGATGTGTGGACAGATCCGGGTGATGTGATTGTTTTGCCCGAGATGATGTGGGGCAATTACAATATGATTTTCGGGGTGAGAAAAAAGGCGCGCATCTCCCAATACCCGATTTTTACCGAAACAGGCGGCTATAACGTGGAGGCCCTGGCCGACTGCCTGAAAAAGGAGGCCCGGGAAAACCAGAAAATCACCGTGCTGCTCAATTTCCCCCACAATCCCACGGGCTATACCCTCACGGAAACAGAAGCCGATCAGGTGGTGGCCGTGCTCACCGAACTGGCCGGGGCCGGCACCAATGTCATTGTTGTCTGCGATGACGCCTATTTCGGCTTGTTTTACGAGGACGGAATTTTAAAGGAATCGATCTTTTCCCGGCTGTGCGGATGCCATCCCCGCCTGCTGGCCGTCAAGCTCGACGGGGCCACCAAGGAAAATTATGTCTGGGGCCTGCGGGTGGGCTTTATCACTTACGGGGCGGTCATTGACGGTGATGCCGCAGAGGTCTTTGACGTCCTTGAGCGCAAAACCGCCGGGTGCGTGCGCGGCAATATTTCCAATGCCTCGCATTTGAGCCAGTCCATTGTGGTAAAATCCATGCAGGATGAAAATTACCAGGCGGAAAAGCATGACAGATACGAACTGCTCCGGGCCCGGGCCGAAACCGTGAAACAGGTACTGGCAGATCCCAAATATGATTCTGCCTGGGATGTTTATCCCTTTAACTCCGGTTATTTCATGTGCATCCGGTTAAAGACCGTGGAGGCGGAAACATTGCGGGTGCACCTGCTTGATCACTACGGGGTGGGGCTGATTGCACTGGGCAGATACGATCTGCGGGTGGCCTTTTCCTGTCTGGAAAAAGATGATATCCGCACCCTGTTTGACATTGTGCATCAGGGAATTGCGGATTTGACCCGGGATACGGGATAATCCGGGCCGGTTTGTTTGCACGGCCGCATATGCCGGAAAGAAGATAGCGTGGCACAGCAGCATCGTATTCATCAACTGGCGGTTTTGCTAAAGCAGCGGATCCGGTCTGTCAACCTTGCCCGGGCGGGCAAGTGGAGCCTTTTTTTTGTTCTCATCGGCATTATTGCCGGCACCGGCTCCATTATTTTCCAGTATCTGTGCCAGCTCGGAGCCCATGTGTTCATGGACTGGATGGCCGGTTACCGCCCCCCGCAGCCGGCCGGGGAAGGACATATCCTGCCGCCTACCGCCACGGTGTTCAATCGCTGGATTCTTTTGTTTCTGCCGGCTGTCGGCGGATTGTTAAGCGGCTGGATCGTTTACCGGTTTGCCCCGGAGGCCGAAGGCCACGGCACGGATGCAGCTATTGAGGCCTATCACCAGAAGGGCGGGTTCATGCGCTCCCGGGTACCGATTGTCAAAACGATTGCCTCGGCCATTACCCTGACCACCGGCGGTTCCGGCGGAAGGGAAGGGCCCATTGCACAGATCGGGGCGGGTTTCGGCTCTTTTATGGCCACCAAACTCAAGCTGTCGGAGCGCGAGCGCCGAATCATGCTGGCCGCAGGCATCGGCGCAGGGGTGGGCAGTATTTTCCGGGCACCGCTGGCAGGGGCGCTGTTTGCCTCGGAAGTGCTTTACAGCGACCCGGATTTTGAATCCGAGGTCATCATCCCGGCCGGAATTTCCTCGGTGGTGGCCTATTGCCTGTTCTCCCTGGTATTCGGCTGGGGCACCCTGTTTGATTCGCCCGAATTCAGGTTCCAGAACCCCCTGGAACTCGGTCCCTATATTGTTCTGGCCCTGGTGCTGTCGGTTTTGAGCCTCTGCTATGTCACATCCTTTTACGGGGTTACGGATCTGTTTAAGAAAATCCGGATTCCCAATCATGTCAAGCCGGCCATCGGCGGGATGCTAACCGGCATGGTCGGATTTTACCTGCCCTCCACCCTGGCGTTTGGCTATGGTTACGCACAGCAGGCCATTTTCAATGAACTGGCCATCTCTGTTTTGCTGGCCCTGGCCCTGGGAAAGATCCTCACCACCTCCTTTACCATCGGCTCCGGGGGCAGCGGGGGCGTGTTCGGGCCTTCAGTGGTCATTGGCGGGGCCATGGGCGGAGTGGTGGGAAAACTGTTTCACCAGCTGATCCCCGGTGTTGTCACCAGCCCAGGTGCTTTTGTGGTGGTGGGCATGGCGGGGTTTTTCACGGCCGTGTCCAACGCGCCCATTTCCACCATTATTTTTGTCAGCGAGATGACCAATTCCTATGAACTCCTTCTGCCCAGCCTGTTTGTCTGCTCCATCTGCTATGTGACATCCCGGCGCTGGAGCATTTACCGCAAGCAGGTCAAAAACCGGGTGGCATCGCCGGCCCATGCCGGAGAATTCATGGTGGACGTGCTCCAGTTGATCAAGGTGCGGGATCTGATGCACCTGGTGCGAAAGGTCCCCACCATTCCCGAGCACATGCCGTTTCAACAGTTCAAGGTGTTTTTTTCCCAGACAAAGCAGCATTATTTTCCGGTCATGGACGAGGAAAACCGTATGAGGGGGATTTTTTCAAGCACGGACATCCGGGGGGTTTTGTTTTCCCCGGAAATCGAGCACCTGGTGGTCATGCGCGATATTGCCACCTCCACCGTGGTGGCCACCACGGCTTCCGAAGATTTAAATACCGTGCTGCAAAAGATGACCACCAAAAACATTGACAGCCTGCCAGTGGTTTCCGAGGAAGACGCGCATGTACTGCTGGGCATGCTTGACAGAAGGGATGTGATTGCCTTCTACAACCGGCAGGTGCAGCGCTTAAAGGCCGGAGAACTGGGACCGCAGGGGGCATGAAGCCATTTTTTTAGTATTCCACGTCTACAAGAAACAGGCCGTGGGCCGGGGCCGTGGCACCGGCGTGGCTGCGGTCTTTGGAATCCAGGATGGCCGGCATTTCTTCCGGGGTCATTCGCCCCAGGCCCGTTTCAACCAGGGTACCCAGGATGTTTCTGACCATGTAGCGGAGAAATCCGTTTGCGGTGATTTCAAAGATGATCTGCGGGTCTTTGGCATCTGTAAGAAACCGGGCCGTAGAAATTGTCCGGATGCTGTGGGATCTGGGGCTGCCGGTGTTTTCAAATGCGCCAAAATCATGGGTGCCTTTGACATGCCGGGCGGCCTGCACCATGGCTTTAATGTCTATGGGTTTTGCAATGTGCCAGGCATACTGCCGGCCGATGGCCGGGGCCAGGGGGCGGTTTAAGATATAGTAACGATAGGTTTTCTGCCTGACATCATAGCGGGCGTGAAAGGTCTCTGATTCGCGGGTGCAGGAACGGATGACAATGTCTTCGGGCAGCAGGCTGTTTAGCCCGGAGAAAAAAGCATCCGGCGTGAGGCGGGTCTGGCAGCGGAAATGGGCGCTTTGGCCCAGGGCGTGCACCCCTGCATCTGTCCGGCCCGATCCCGTGACCCGGACGGGCTGGCGGGTCATGGTAAAAAGGGCTTTTTCAATTTGGCCCTGGATGGTGCGACCGGTTTTCTGGATCTGCCAGCCGTTGAAATCCGTGCCGTCGTATTCCACAATGAGTTTGAAGGTCTGCATAAAAACAATTTCTAATCCGGATCAAACCGGATTGCAAGGGATATAGAAGGAGCGATGCCAATGGTTAAGGGATTTCGCGCGGCAGCCGTATGTGCGGGGTTAAAGAAAAACGGAAAAAAGGACCTGGCCCTGATTGTCTCGGATCCCCCTGCTGCCGCAGCCGGGGTGTTTACCCAAAACCGGGTCCAGGCCGCACCTGTGCGCCTTGACAAGCAGCGCCTGAGCAGCGGGGTGTGCCGGGCCATTATTGTCAACAGCGGCAATGCCAACTGCTGTACCGGCGATCAGGGCATGGAAGATGCCCGCGCCATGACCCGGCTGGCCGCAGAAGCCATCAACGCTGATGATGCGCATGTTATGGCCGCCTCCACGGGTGTGATCGGCCAACCCCTGAACATGGACAAAATCCGGGCTGCCGTACCCGGTCTTGCGGGCGGGCTTTCTCCGGATGGGTTTGAGGCGGCAGCCGAGGCCATTATGACCACAGATACCCGGCCCAAACTGGTTTCCGGGCAGGGGCAGATGGGGGAAAAAACCTACAGCCTGGCGGCCATGGCCAAGGGCTCGGGCATGATCCGGCCGGACATGGCCACCATGCTTTGCTTTGTGTGCACGGATCTTGAAATCGCGGCTGTGGATCTGCAGCAGGCCCTGGTTTCTGCAAACGAGGCTTCTTTTAACCGCATCACAATAGACGGAGATACCAGCACCAATGACACGGTGCTGGTGCTGGCAAACGGCCAGAGCGGAGCGCAGGCAAAAACGCCTGCGGATTTGCGGGCGTTTGCTGAATTGCTGGAAAATGTCCTGGGAAAACTGGCCCGAATGATCGTAGAAGACGGGGAGGGGGCCACCAAGTGCGTGGAAATTTCCGTGATCAATGCAGAGTCCCGGGAAAATGCCCGGCAGATGGCCGATACCGTGGCCAATTCCAGCCTGGTGAAAACCGCTTTTTTTGGCGAGGACGCCAACTGGGGCCGGATCATTGCGGCTCTGGGCCGGGCCGGGGTAAAATTTGACCCGGACGCCGTGGATATCTGGTTTGATGACGTGAAAATTGTGGAAAAGGGCATGGGCTGCGGTGATACGGCCGAGGCCGCGGCCACTGAAGTGCTGCGGAAAAAAACCTTTGTTGTTACCATTGACGTGAAATCCGGCTCGCAGCAGGCCGCGGTGCTCACCTGTGATTTTTCCGTGGATTACGTGAAAATCAACGCGGATTACCGGTCCTGATCATGGCACCCAAAGAGGAAAAAAAACGGGTCCGCCTCCAGAAGTTTATGGCTGATGCCGGTATCTGCTCCCGCCGGAGGGCGGAAGATTATATCCGAAAGGGCTTGGTGCAGGTAAACGGGCAAACGGTTACCCAAATGGGCACCACCGTGGATCCGGATACCGATCGGGTGGAAGTATCCGGCAAACCCGTTGTCCCGGCCCGGCAGGAGGTATATATCATGCTCAACAAGCCTGCGGGCTATATCTGCTCCTGCAGCCAGCCGGGCCGGAAAATCGTGCTGGATCTGGTTGATGTGGATCAGCGGGTCTTTCCCGTGGGCCGGCTGGATCGCGATTCCACGGGTCTGGTTTTGCTCACCAGCGACGGCCGGATTCATCATCGCCTGGCCCACCCGTCATTTGACCATGAAAAGCAATATGAGGTGGCAGTCGACCGACCGGTTTCTGATGCAAAACTCGATGAGCTGCGCTGCGGGGTGAAGCTGTCCGACGGCATGACCCGGCCGGCAGAGGTACTGCGCCATGGCGAAAAAAGTTTTGACATCACCCTGCAGGAAGGCCGCAACCGGCAGATCCGGCGCATGGCCGAGGCCGTGGGCTGCAAGGTGGTCCGCCTGCACAGAATCCGCATGGGCCCGGTTTGGCTAAAGGATCTGCCACCCGGTCAGTGGCGCCACCTGACAGAGGCAGAACAGCGGAAGTTGCTCAATTCCTGCGGCCTGTAGTCGGTGGTCAGTGGTCGGCGATCAGCAGACTGACTGCTGACCACCGATTACTGTGAACTTCCCGGATCCTCTTCCCGCAGTTCCTGGTGCTTGATATTCAACCCTTCGGCGATGAATATGACCTGTTCACCGATGTTGGTGGAAAGATCCGCCACTCTTTCCATGCACCGCGAAATGATGATGGTCTGGATGGAGCGGCGGGTTTTGATGCGCCTGCTGTCAATGGCCGGAGCGTCGGCAACAATGAGTTCAATGAGGCTTTTTAGTACCTGTACGGTGGACTCGTCTGCCTGGTCATCCATCCTGCGTATCTCCCGTGCGGTTTGCACATCCATGTCGCGAAACGACATGATGGCTTGCTTCAGCATTTGCCGGCTTGTCTCAATAAGACTTTCCATTGCTGATGTCTTTTCAAGCGGGGGGTGCTGGCACAGAAAAATTGTCCGCTCGGCGATATTTACCGCCTGGTCGGCTATGCGTTCGAGCTCGTTGCTGATTTTCATGTTGCCGATGATCATGCGCAAATCCTTTGCCATGGGCTGTTCCAGGGCAAGCAGGCGCAGGGACTGTTTGTCCACTTCCAGTTCAATGCTGTTTATTTTTTTGTCTCCGTCAATAACTTCCTGGGCCAGTTCGGTATCCCGGTTTTTATAGGCCCTGGTGGCTCTTTCATAAGCATCCTGGCAATGGGCGGCCATGTTTAAGACTGTTATTTTTAGCTTTTCAAGCTCCTGGTGAAAATGCAGCCGTTCCATCTATCCTCCTTGTTATCCGAACCGTCCGGTGATGTAGTCTTCGGTCTGTTTAAGGCCGGGCCGGGTAAACAAAGTTTCCGTATCTCCGGACTCAATCAGCTTTCCCATGTAGAAAAACGCGGTTATATCCGATACCCGGGCCGCCTGCTGCATGTTGTGGGTAACGATTATGATGGTGAATCTTTTCTTTAGTTCATGGATCAGGTCCTCGATCTTCTGTGTGGCGATCGGGTCCAATGCCGAGGCGGGCTCGTCCATGAGAAGAACTTCGGGTTCCACCGCCAGGGCGCGGGCAATGCAGAGCCGCTGCTGCTGCCCTCCTGAAAGCCCCAGGGCCGACTGGTTGAGCCGGTCTTTTATCTCGTCCCACAGGGCTGCCTGCTTGAGGTTCCATTCAACTTTTTCCCTTAAAAGACGTTTGTCTTTTATGCCGTTTACCCGCAGGCCGTAGGCCACGTTGTCAAAAACGGTTTTCGGAAAAGGGTTGGGCTTTTGAAACACCATGCCAACCCGCCGTCGCAGGCTGACCACGTCCACCGAGGGGGAGTAAATATTTTCGCTGTCAAGAAGTATTTCGCCTTCGGCCCGGGTTGCCGGTATCAGGTCGTTCATGCGGTTTAAGCACCTTAGGAAAGTACTTTTTCCGCACCCCGAGGGGCCGATCAATGCAGATACCTGGTTTTTCCGCAATTCCAGGTTGATGTCTTCAAGAGCTTTGAAATCCCCGTAATAAAAATTAAGGCTGTTTACCTGAAATTTTGCCTGCTCCGTCATGTCTGGTCCAGTCCTTTTTGTTTATTGCCGCAACCACCGGTGTTGCTGTCTACATCTTCCGGGCCCTGTTCTGCCCTGGGAAGGGTAAAAAAGAACACGCTTCCCCTGTCCGCGCCCTCTGGCGGGCTTTGGACCCATATCCGGCCGTGCATAACCGATACCGCGTGCTTACATATGGAAAGACCGAGACCCGTGCCGCCTGTGGTCCGGCTTCGTTCCTTGTCGATCCTGTAGAATCTTTCAAATATCCTGTCTTTGTGCTGTTCGGCAATCCCGGGACCCTGATCCCGGATGCCGAAAATGATTTCCCGGTCCTTTGTTTCGCAGAACACTTCCACGGTACCGCCGGAGGGCGAATATCGTACAGCGTTGTCCAGAAGGTTTCTGACCACCCTGTTTAAAGCCGCTTCATCAGCCTTTACCATCACCGGCGGGGTTATGCTGTTTTCGAGTTTTATGTGTTTTTCTCCGGCCATGGGCTTGCAGATTTCCGTGGCGGATTGAAAAACACCGGCTGCATCCAGGGGCAGAAGATTGAGTCCCGCAGGTCTTTCCTCCAGGCGGGTTAACGCCAGCAGGTCGTTTACGATAGTTGTCATCTGCTCGGTATTTTTTCTGATGGTCAAAAGAAATGATTCCGCCTGTGCGTCCAGAGAAAAATCCCCGGATGCAAGGGTTTCCACATATCCCTTTATGGATGTAAGCGGGGTTTTTAACTCATGAGAGACATTTGCCACAAAATCGCGCCGGATTTTTTCCAGGCGCCTGTGAGTGCTTATATCGTAGAAAACGATCAATGCCCCGCCTTCGGGTATTTTCAGGGCATAGACTTCGTAATAGCGCTCGTCTTCTGCCGAAACGGTAAGGCTGCATTCTTGTTCACCGCCAAGAATCCTGTTGCATGCCTCCTGAACTTCGCTGTTGAGCAGAACTTCCAGGGGGCGTTTTCCTATGCACGAAAGCCTGCATTCCGCGATATCTCCCATGGCCCGGTTAATGCTTTTGATTCTGCCCGCCCGGTCCAGGAGCATCACACCTTCGCGCATGTTTTCAACGATAGCCTCCATCTCAGTGTTCTGCTCTGAGATGACCTCCATCTGTTCGTGTATCCTGTCAGCGGTTTCGTTGAGCGTTACAGAGAGATCGTAGAACTCCCGGCCTGAATCCATTATGTAATGATGGGAAAAATCTCCGGACGCGACTGACTTTAACCTGTCCATTACCCTGTGTATGGGTTTTTCCAGTTTTCTTGCCAGATACAGACTTACCAGGAAGGCCACTGCCGCAATAAGTGCCATTCCCGCCCAAAATCGCCGGGTATAGGAATTGAGCCTGTTCTCAACAGAAGAGACAGGGTATGCGGCACGAAGGTACAGGGGTTGTTTTTCTTCAGGCGTACGGATCTGCTTGGCCGCGTAGATAAGGTTGCGCCGGATCGTGGCGGAATAGCGCATGCTTACAGCCGGCTGCCCGCTTTTTCCGGTCTCAAGGATCTCCTCCCTGTCTGCGTGGTTTTCCATGTATCTGAGTTCGTCAAAACGTACCGAGGAGTCGGCAATGACTTTTCCGCCGGGTTTTATAACGGTTATTCTATAGCCCAGCCTTTCGGCCATGGCGCCGCACCACCGGTCCAGTTGCTCGTTGTTTTCAAATGGGGCGTCTTTTTTAAGCGTCCATTCCAGAAATTCGAGCTGTTCAAGGGCGTTTTCCCTGGATTCCTTCAAAATTTCGCTTTTTAAGGCCGTGTAGAAGTAAATGCCCGGCAGGACAACCGCAATGGCAAGCACTGCGCAGAATGCCAGAAAAAGCCTGTTTCTGAACTTCATGTATTTCATTTAATTTTCCCTGAACCGGTAGCCCACGCCCCGGACCGTTTCAATGTCGTCGGCATAGGGCTCGATTTTCTGTCTGAGCCGCCTTATATGCGTGTCAACGGTTCTGTGATAGCCCTCGAACTGATATCCCCAGACCCGGTCTAGCAGAATGTCTCTTGAGCGGACTCTCCCCCTGTTTTTAAGCAGGTCAAACAGAAGGTTGAACTCCGTTACAGTCAGGTGTAGCTCTCTGTCCCCGATCCGGATCCTGTAGTTTTCAGGCTCCAGTACCATGTCTTTGTGACGCAGAAGGTTTTCTTCGTCTGCCTCCTGCGGCGGGGCGTGGCGTCTTAGCACAGCCTTTATGCGAAGCATAAGCTCCCTTGGTGAAAAAGGCTTTACAATGTAGTCGTCCGCCCCCAGCTCAAAACCCACTATCCTGTCTACTTCCTCGCCTTTGGCTGTAAGCATAATAACCGGTATGTTTTGGGTGTCCTGATTGCGTTTGAGTGTTTTGCAAACTTCCAGGCCGTCTGTGCCGGGCAGCATCAGATCCAGGATCACCATGCAGGGGTGTTCGCGGATGGCGGCTTCAAGGCCTTCATCCCCGCTGCTTTCCTTTAGGGCGCGGAAGCCCTCGTGTTCCAGATGCCAGGCGATCAGGTTTAAAATGTCGGTGTCATCTTCAATGACCAGTATGGTCTCTTGCATGGTTTTTACTTTCAGGCCCGTGACCGGTGAATTACAGAATAAGATGGATAAGCCTGTAAAAAGTCTTTTTTACAGGGCATTTATAGTTTTAAGTTTGAAGTGATTAAGTGTTAAGTAAAATCGATATGTTATCTTTTTATTGGTTGTCGGTTATAGAAGCTTCCGAACTTTTAATCGTGCAATCAAGAATAACCTCTGGGAAAAAAGTTTTACAGTTTTTTCTGCAGTCTGTTTCGGATGATAATGGCAGCCAGGTTCAGGCCCAGGACCAGAAACATAAGCACCAGCGCTGTCCCGTACTGCAGGGGCCTTGTCTTGTCTATGCTGGTGCCCGCAGTTGCCAGAACGTATATATGATAAGGCATGACCATGATCTCATCAAAAATGGATGACGGCAGTTTGCCCGTGTAATAAACAGCAGCAGTAAACATGATCGGCGCGGTCTCACCTGCCGCCCGGCTGACACCCAGTATGAATCCCGTAAGCATGCCCGGAAGAGCTGCGGGCAGGACCATCTTGTATATGGTCTGCCATTTTGTGGCGCCCAGGGCAAGGGAGGCCTCCCTGTAGGACTGGGGGATGCTTCGCAGGGACTCTTCCGCGGATCCGATGATCAGGGGGAGGATAAATGCCCCCAGGGTCAGCGCCCCCGCAAGCAGACTGACTCCCATGCCAAGCAGGATAACAAAAAATCCCAGGCCGAAAAGACCGTAAACCACGGAAGGGACCCCTGCAAGGTTGATAATTCCCATGCGGAGAATCCGGGTCCACCTGCCTTCGCCTGCAAACTCGTTTAGATATATTGCGGTGCCCACCCCGAGCGGGAAGGCCACCAGAATGGCCCCCAGGCTTATGTATATCGTGCCGAGTATGCAGGGAAGGATGCCCCCCTCGGTCATTGATTCTCTGGGCATCTGGGTCAGAAATTCCCAGCTTATGGCGCTGATGCCGTTTATTGCGATAAAACCGATAAATACAGCCAGGACCAGTACATTGATATAGCTTGCACCCCTGAACAGGGTAAAAGCCATGCCTTGGGAGAATTTTCGCTTATAGAGCGGTTTCATTATTCCTCCGGGTTTCTCCGGGTGTCCTTATAGATTGGCCTCGCCCACCTGCTTGTGTTTTTCCGACAGCCAGGAAGCGATGAGGTTGAAGACAAAAGTGAATACAAAAAGTACCAGCCCTATGGCAAACAAGGCATGATAATGATGGCTCTGAAACGGTGCCTCCCCCATTTCAGCCGCGATGCTTGCAGGCATGGGCCGCACCGGGTCAAATACGGATTCAGGTATCATGGCCGCGCCGCCTGCCACCATGAGCACTACCATGGTTTCGCCTATGGTCCTTGCTATTCCCAGCACAACCGCGGTGGTGATTCCCGCAAGAGAGGCGGGAAGAATGACCCGGGAAATGGTCTCCCAGTGGGTGGCCCCCAGGGCCATGGAGCCTTCTTTTACATGAGCGGGAACACTGTATATGGCGTCCTCTGATATGCTGGCGATGGTGGGCACTGCCATGAATGCCAGCATAATCGAGGCATTGAAGATATTCAGCCCGGTGTTTAGGTCCAGCAGGTTTTGCAGAAACGGTGCCATGACCACCATTCCGAAAAAACCAATGACCACCGTGGGCAGCCCCTCGATGAGTTCGATTACCGGTTTGAGTATCGAGCGGGTCCTGGGGTGTGCAATTTCCGCCAGGTAGATGGCGGTGCATACACCCACGGGAATGGCAATAAGCGAGGACAGGCCAACCACGCACAGGGATCCGACGATCAGTGAGAAAATCCCGTAATCTGCGGGATCATAGGTGGGATACCATTGGGTTCCAAAGATAAAATCCACCACTGAAACCACCTCGAAAATCGGCAGCCCTTCTTTTACAAGAAAGAGGAAGATCAAAAGCAGGATAATTACCCCGCTTGCTCCCACAAGAAGGAAAAACCCGTGTACCAGTTTTTCCCTTTGCCAGCTCTGCAGGCCCATGTTGTTTCCCTGTTTGGTTTTGTGCGGTTTGTGAAGTTGTCCATTAACGGCATTAAGGGAGTGCAGATGGGAACCTGCACTCCCTTTTTATCTCAGGAATTGATGCATTTTTTTTAATACAGGGGCACGTAACCGACGTTTTCAGCCAGCGGCTGACCCTTCTCGGGATGCAGTGCAAAGTTGATAAATTTCAGCGCTGTGCCCGAGGGCCACCCGTCGGTGAAGTAATAGAGATACCGGGAGACAGGAAATTCTCCTGAAGCCGTGGTTTCGGGTGTACCCTCCACCCCGTCGATTTTGACGTTTTTAAGGTCTTCGTCCAGGTAGCCGATCCCTATGTAGCCGATTGCATAGGGATTGCCTTTTACGGTTTCCACGGCTGCTCCGTTGGAGGCCACGGTCTGTGCCCTGGGCGTAACCCTGTCGCCCTTAAGGATGATGTCTCCCCAGACCCCGTATGTGCCCGAGGATGAATCCCTGGAAACCAGTGTGATTCTGCGGTCAGTGCCGCCCACTTCCTTCCAGTTGGTTATGTCTCCGTTATAGATGCCTCTGAGCTCTTCCAGGCTCAGGTCGTCTACCGGGTTGTCCGGGTTTACAACCGGGATGATGCTGTCTAATGCCACTCCGAACGGAACCGGGTAATGCCCGTTTTCAACCGCCCTTTTGACCTCTTCGTCTTTGATGAAACGGGATGCCTGGCAGATATCGGTGGTACCGTCGATAAGGGCTTTTATGCCGTTGCCCGAGCCGCCTCCGGATATGGAGATGTTAACATCCGGATACTTTTCCATGAAGGCCTCTGCCACTTTCTGGGTTACGGGCAGAACAGTCGTGGAGCCCTTGATTGTGAGTTTTTCGGCAGACCACGCCTGTGTCGTGCCCAGGGTAAGCCCCATAATGAAAACCAGCATGATCATCAACAGTCTTTTCATAAGATCCTCCTTAAATGTTTTTGATTCATTTTTTCGGCTGCGCCGGCAACTTTTTTTGCAGCGCAGGGTCTTTCTGCATGTGCAAGCAAACAATAACCCCGCTTTGCTACAGGTTCATGGCTGATATGTTACGATTCTGTTACGATTTTTCGGGCGTCCTTGCCCTTTTTTGATGCAGCCGGTCTCATGTGCCTGCTGAACCGAATCTATTAATAAGTTAAAACTGAAAAGGCCTTCGCGCCCGCAAGCTGAAAAAATTTTTTGAATTGTCATAAAAACGTCACCTTTTCTCCGCTGAATCGACAATGTCGTCGGCTATACCCGCCACTGAAAGTGAAAACACAAACGTCAAATCACAAAAAAAGGAGAAAAGGAAATGAAGCGTTTGAATCGGTTAGCAGGACCATTGAGCAGGGCCGGGGCGATATTATTGACATCGTTCGCCTGTGTTTTCGCATTCGCTGCAGGGCCCGCTGCAGCGGAGAAAAGTACCACGGAGGAGATTCTGGATATCCTGAAACAAGGAGATCACATTTCAGATTCCCGGTATGAGGAGCTCACACAGAGGGTAAAAGGCGGAAAAAGCCGTTATGACGTGAAGTTCGGCGGGCGCATCATG
The window above is part of the Desulfosalsimonas propionicica genome. Proteins encoded here:
- a CDS encoding aminotransferase class I/II-fold pyridoxal phosphate-dependent enzyme — its product is MNPIAAQLNEIIEQGNAHLMEMLSSVGRELFFPKGILSQSAEAKQKATRLNATIGIARQGDSAMVLPSVMRSVAGLAPEQSVTYAPSFGIPQLRSTWQKEIYEKNPSLAGKTVSLPVVTNGITHAISIFADVWTDPGDVIVLPEMMWGNYNMIFGVRKKARISQYPIFTETGGYNVEALADCLKKEARENQKITVLLNFPHNPTGYTLTETEADQVVAVLTELAGAGTNVIVVCDDAYFGLFYEDGILKESIFSRLCGCHPRLLAVKLDGATKENYVWGLRVGFITYGAVIDGDAAEVFDVLERKTAGCVRGNISNASHLSQSIVVKSMQDENYQAEKHDRYELLRARAETVKQVLADPKYDSAWDVYPFNSGYFMCIRLKTVEAETLRVHLLDHYGVGLIALGRYDLRVAFSCLEKDDIRTLFDIVHQGIADLTRDTG
- a CDS encoding chloride channel protein codes for the protein MAQQHRIHQLAVLLKQRIRSVNLARAGKWSLFFVLIGIIAGTGSIIFQYLCQLGAHVFMDWMAGYRPPQPAGEGHILPPTATVFNRWILLFLPAVGGLLSGWIVYRFAPEAEGHGTDAAIEAYHQKGGFMRSRVPIVKTIASAITLTTGGSGGREGPIAQIGAGFGSFMATKLKLSERERRIMLAAGIGAGVGSIFRAPLAGALFASEVLYSDPDFESEVIIPAGISSVVAYCLFSLVFGWGTLFDSPEFRFQNPLELGPYIVLALVLSVLSLCYVTSFYGVTDLFKKIRIPNHVKPAIGGMLTGMVGFYLPSTLAFGYGYAQQAIFNELAISVLLALALGKILTTSFTIGSGGSGGVFGPSVVIGGAMGGVVGKLFHQLIPGVVTSPGAFVVVGMAGFFTAVSNAPISTIIFVSEMTNSYELLLPSLFVCSICYVTSRRWSIYRKQVKNRVASPAHAGEFMVDVLQLIKVRDLMHLVRKVPTIPEHMPFQQFKVFFSQTKQHYFPVMDEENRMRGIFSSTDIRGVLFSPEIEHLVVMRDIATSTVVATTASEDLNTVLQKMTTKNIDSLPVVSEEDAHVLLGMLDRRDVIAFYNRQVQRLKAGELGPQGA
- the truA gene encoding tRNA pseudouridine(38-40) synthase TruA, coding for MQTFKLIVEYDGTDFNGWQIQKTGRTIQGQIEKALFTMTRQPVRVTGSGRTDAGVHALGQSAHFRCQTRLTPDAFFSGLNSLLPEDIVIRSCTRESETFHARYDVRQKTYRYYILNRPLAPAIGRQYAWHIAKPIDIKAMVQAARHVKGTHDFGAFENTGSPRSHSIRTISTARFLTDAKDPQIIFEITANGFLRYMVRNILGTLVETGLGRMTPEEMPAILDSKDRSHAGATAPAHGLFLVDVEY
- the argJ gene encoding bifunctional glutamate N-acetyltransferase/amino-acid acetyltransferase ArgJ — its product is MPMVKGFRAAAVCAGLKKNGKKDLALIVSDPPAAAAGVFTQNRVQAAPVRLDKQRLSSGVCRAIIVNSGNANCCTGDQGMEDARAMTRLAAEAINADDAHVMAASTGVIGQPLNMDKIRAAVPGLAGGLSPDGFEAAAEAIMTTDTRPKLVSGQGQMGEKTYSLAAMAKGSGMIRPDMATMLCFVCTDLEIAAVDLQQALVSANEASFNRITIDGDTSTNDTVLVLANGQSGAQAKTPADLRAFAELLENVLGKLARMIVEDGEGATKCVEISVINAESRENARQMADTVANSSLVKTAFFGEDANWGRIIAALGRAGVKFDPDAVDIWFDDVKIVEKGMGCGDTAEAAATEVLRKKTFVVTIDVKSGSQQAAVLTCDFSVDYVKINADYRS